The DNA segment TTCTTTTTCCCCGCTTGAAGACAGCTTCGATGGGATCCTGGTTTTCAATTCATGCAACCTTCTTTATGCTCGCTTCAAGGGCCTGAAGAAGCTTATCAGGCGCCGTGGGTTTCAGGCGCCTGGGGCGAAGAATTGCAATCTTCTCTCCGCGGGCTTTTCTCTCGATCAGATTTCGCAGCTTCTTCTCATGGTCGTTTTCGAATTTCTGCGGCTGAAAAGACGCGGTCATTTGATTGATTAAATCGCTTCCGATCTTCAGTTCTCTCTCTGACAAAGGAATGTCCCGCAGCCCAAGAGATTTTACAGAAATCACTTCGTCAGCGTACCGCAGGACATTCAGGCGAAGAGTCTTTCCGCTTGTCTGCAGGGCCCCGAGATAGGACCGTTTTCTCATGGTCCATGTGCAGACACCTTCCACATCAGTCTCCGTCAGAGCGCCGGCAAGGGCATTATAAGCTTTTTCATGAATGTCCGGCTCCAGATAGTAGACGCGCTCGAGGAAGACGGGATCGATCTGTCCGGTCTTAACGAACTCGTGGACTTCGATCATCCTGCTGCTTTCGGGAGCGCTCTCTTCGAGTTCTTCCGCATCAACGATGATGTACTTGCCTTCCTCCACTTCAAATCCCTTGGCCTGTTCTTCCACCGGCACCGGTTTCCTTTCATAGGCGCAGACCATCTGCTGGCGCAATTTCACATGATCCCGGCTGTGGAGGAGGTGAAACTGGATCCGCTCCTCCGTGATTGCGGTATGCAGCTTCACAGACACCGTGACGTCGCCAAAATGGATATGTCCTTTCCAGATCGATCTTCCCGACATTGAAGATACTCGCAAGCAAGCCCTTTGTGTATGGGTCTTCCCTATAAGAGAAGTATCTCACAAGTTACCAGACTGTCAAGCTTATGAGGGATCCCGTAATAATCTACGCATACTTCCATGCTCAGGCGGCGAAAAGGGGAGGAATTATGCCTCTCCTCAGATTAAGAGCGGGTGAGGGGAAGTTGCTTTAGTCCACACTATTCTG comes from the Thermodesulfovibrionales bacterium genome and includes:
- a CDS encoding Ku protein, whose protein sequence is MSGRSIWKGHIHFGDVTVSVKLHTAITEERIQFHLLHSRDHVKLRQQMVCAYERKPVPVEEQAKGFEVEEGKYIIVDAEELEESAPESSRMIEVHEFVKTGQIDPVFLERVYYLEPDIHEKAYNALAGALTETDVEGVCTWTMRKRSYLGALQTSGKTLRLNVLRYADEVISVKSLGLRDIPLSERELKIGSDLINQMTASFQPQKFENDHEKKLRNLIERKARGEKIAILRPRRLKPTAPDKLLQALEASIKKVA